A region of the Micromonospora sediminicola genome:
CGCGAACAGCTCGGGGTCCTTCCAGACGAAGGACGTCCGGTCGAAGTGCTGGCCGTTGTCCCAGAGCTGGGTGGTCAGCTTGCGGCTGCGCGCGTAGTGGCCGAGGAACTCGAAGAACTTGAGCTTCTCGCCCTGTTCGATGGTGCCGGTGTGGCGGTCGAACCCGAGCAGGCCGTACTCGCCGATGATGACCGGGATGTTGCGGGTGACGAAGGCGTTGTGGACCCGGTCGAACTGGTCGGTCAGGTCCTGCTGCACGGTCGCGTCGAACCGGGTGCCGCCGGCGATGTTCACGCTGAACGGCCAGTAGCCGTAGAAGTGCACGGTGGCGATCAGGTTCGGGTCGTTCAGGGAGTTGAACGTGCTGGTCAGCTCGTCGACCCGGGCCTGCTCGGCGGAGGTGTGCAGGGTCGGCAGGACGAGCAGCCGGGTGGCGTTGCCACCGCCGGACTGGCGGACGATGCGGTGGAACGAGGTGTTCAGCTCGTTGAGCAGGCTGGCGTTCTGCGCGTCGCCGGAGCTGCCGGTGAACTGCGGCTCGTTGACGCTCTCGAACACGAGCTTCGACGAGCTGTCCCGGAACGCGGCGGCGATCTGGGTCCAGAGCGCGTTGTAGCGGTTCAGCACTGTGGTGCGGTCGGTGGGCATCGTGTTGATCCACTGCCACGAGTCGTGGTGAATGTTGATCACCACGTAGAAGCCGTCCGCGAGGGCCCAGCCGACCACCTCGCGTACCCGGCTGAGCCAGGCCGCGTCGATGGTGTAGTTCGGCGCACCGCCGTGGTGGTTGCTCCAGGTCACCGGGATCCGGATGCTGTTGAAGCCCTGCGCCCGCACGTTGTCCAGCAGCGCCTGGGTCACCCGCGGGTTGCCCCACGCCGTCTCGTCGGCCCCGACGGCGTCGAACGAGTTGCCGAGGTTCCAGCCGGGCTGCATGGCGGCCACCGCCGCCATCGCGTTGCCGGCCGGCGGCGGCGTGGTGGGGGGCGGGGTGGTCGGGGGCGGCGTGGTGGGCGGGGGCGTGGTGGTGGGCGGCGGCGTGGTCCCGCCGACGCCGCCGGTGCAGGCCACCCCGTTGAGCGAGAACGAGGTCGGCGCGGTGTTGGCGCCGGACCAGGAGCCGTTGAACCCGAACGAGACGCTGCCGTTGGTGGGGATCGCGGCGTTGTAGCTGACGTTGGTGGCGGTGACCTGGGCGCCGGAGGAGGTGACCGTGGCGTTCCACGCCTGGGTGACCTGCTGGCCGGACGGGAACGTCCAGCGCAGGTTCCAGCCGTTGACCGGGTCACCGAGGTTGGTGACGGAGACGTTGGCGGTGAAGCCGCCGGCCCACTGGCTGGCGGTCGTGTAGCTCACGCGGCAGCCGGCCGCCGCCTGGGCGTTGGTCGCCAAGAGGGCGGTGCCGGCCACGAGCGTCGCGGCGGTCGCCGCGACCAGGCCGACCCGCAATCGGGCCCGGTTCGCGGTACGGGAAAAGCCGAGCATCGGGATTCCTTCGTGGTGGGGTGTGCGCGTGGACGGGACAGGCGGGGCGCGCACCCGCCCAGCGCGAGAGTAAGTTTGGATTCCAAACATTGTCAATCGGTGCTGATAGATGTTGGCGGGCGTTCGCGAAGCAATCGCGGTCGGCGCGGTAGCGACCGGCCGCGACGACCCGCCCATAAGGTGCGAGGACACCGCGATCGAGGGGAGACACAGTGGAACGTGTGACGGGCATCGGCGGGGTCTTCTTCCGCGCCCAGGACCCGGACCGGGTCAACCGCTGGTACGCCACCCACCTCGGGGTCGACCTGGCGCCGGAGTCCTACGAGGTTTCCTCCTGGTGGCAACAGGCCGGCCGCACCGTCCTGGCGGCCATGCCTCCGAACTCCGAGCACGTCGGCGGTGTCGAGCACTCCTGGTCGCTCAACTTCCGGGTCGCCGACCTGGACGCCATGGTCACCCAACTCCGCGGCGCGGGCATCGCCGTCGAGGTCGACCCGGAGGAGTACCCGAACGGCCGGTTCGCCAGCCTGCGCGACCCGGAGGGCAACGTCGTCCAGCTGTGGCAGCCGGACGGAGCCGACAGCCGCGGGCCGACATGAGACCCGCGGGGGCCCTGATCGCTTCGTCAGCCATTGTCAACAGTGCCCTCGCGGTCGTCGGTGGTACCTGCGGCGAAAACAGTGCCCCCCATACAGCGAGGGCGGCCGATACGATGCGGCCACTTGTTCGAGCGCGTTTCCAGAGAGAAGGACGAGGTTTAGTGTCCACCCATCGGAACAGCTCCCGCCGACCACGCTTCCGGCTGGCAGCGGCCATAGTCGCCGCCCTCACCTTCTCCACCGGCACAGTCGCGGCCACGTCCACGGCGGCAAGCGCCGCGACCCAGTCCGCCAACTGGCAGTCATTCACCTTGACGAGCAAGTGGACGTGCAACTACCGGACCCTGAACCAGCGCGCGGGAACCGTCACCGTGGCCGTATGCATCATCGTCAACGGCAACCTGACTCAGCCCGCCCTCATCATCAAGAACTACTCCGGCAACTCGATCAAGTTCGATGCGATCAACTATTTGATCACGAGCGGCAACCAGGTAGACACGACCTACTGCAACAACACGCTCCTGAGCAACGGGTACGAGACCGCATGCTTCGGCCCCACCAGGTCCTTCTCTTGCGGCAGGGCGGTGCAGGGTCTGGGCACCTTCTATCTTTCGGATCCCTACTCGCCGGACTGGCCGGACCTCTTCTACCAGGACACGTACTTCTCGCAGACACGGCAGATGTGCACCACCTGACAATCGGCCTCACCCGCCGACGCATCCGCTGGCCGCTGATTCGACGCACGATCGGAGTCGCCGGATGCGCGACGGACTGCTGCCGCGAGACGATTGCCATCGTTGCGTCTCGCGGCAGCCATCCGCGCTCCTGAAGGCGACTCGACGAGCACCCTGAGCAATGTCGCGGCCTGGAGCACCTGGAACGCCGTCGGCATCGGCGCTGCACGATCCACGACGGGCAGAGGCGGATCTACCTCACGACGCTCCCCACACCGCTGCCGGACCAGCGATCACCGGCTGCTGGCCCGCACTGCTGCACACGAACGAAAAGGCCGCCCCCGACGAGCGGGAACGGCCTTCGAACTGGGTGGAGCTGAGGGGATTTGAACCCCTGACCCCCTCGATGCGAACGAGGTGCGCTACCGGTCTGCGCCACAGCCCCTCCGCCGGCGAACCAGCGTTGATCCCGCCCGGCTCGCACCGGGCGGTTCGGCGACAAGGCTAACAGGTCGCGCACCCGGCACGCGAATCACCCCACCGGACCCGGCAGCGCCAAGTCGGGGAAGTGGGGGCATCCGGCGCACTGGGACACCGCCACTTCCCCGAACTGGAGTCGATCAAGAGAGGTCAGGCGCCGCGGCCGGACTGGTAGGGGCGGCCGCGCAGGCCACCCGCCCGTCGGTAGGACACCGAGCCACCGCTCGCGGCCGGGGGCAGGTCCGCCGGGCGGTCCAGGCCCATCGCCGTACGCCGGACCGCCTCGCGCTGGGCGGCCAGCCGGCGCTGCGCCTCCCGCCGGGCCGCCGCTCGGCGGGCCTGCTCACGGCGTACCTCGGCCTGGCGGGCGGCCAGCCAGGCGGCCTCCCGGGCCTCCGCGCGCCGCCGCCGGCGCTCGGCCAGGGCGCGCTGGCGCAGGTGCACGACGTACGCGACGAGCAACGCGCCGGTCACCGAGACGCTGATCCAGAACCCGGGGCCGACCAGCACCACGCCGACCAGCTCGACCAGGTTGAGCAGCAGCAGCGCGGCGAGCACCCGGCGACGCCGGTAGACGGCGGGGGTGTGCCGACGCCGGGGCGGGTGCCGTCGGCGGGACTGCGCCGGGACGGCCGAGACGGGCCGGAGCCGGCCGGAGCGGCGCCGCACGGGCGGCGCGGAGACCGGCCGGGCGAGACTGCCCGTGTCCGAGTCTTCACTGAGGGTGACCACGAGGGCGCGCGGCGGGTGCAGCGGTCGCCGCCCGGGCACGGTGCGGCGTCGACGCTGGCGCTGGAGCACCCGCGCCGTCGACTGCGCCCGCTCCGCCACCAGCCGCTCGGTGGCGTCGTACCGGC
Encoded here:
- a CDS encoding cellulase family glycosylhydrolase, with product MLGFSRTANRARLRVGLVAATAATLVAGTALLATNAQAAAGCRVSYTTASQWAGGFTANVSVTNLGDPVNGWNLRWTFPSGQQVTQAWNATVTSSGAQVTATNVSYNAAIPTNGSVSFGFNGSWSGANTAPTSFSLNGVACTGGVGGTTPPPTTTPPPTTPPPTTPPPTTPPPAGNAMAAVAAMQPGWNLGNSFDAVGADETAWGNPRVTQALLDNVRAQGFNSIRIPVTWSNHHGGAPNYTIDAAWLSRVREVVGWALADGFYVVINIHHDSWQWINTMPTDRTTVLNRYNALWTQIAAAFRDSSSKLVFESVNEPQFTGSSGDAQNASLLNELNTSFHRIVRQSGGGNATRLLVLPTLHTSAEQARVDELTSTFNSLNDPNLIATVHFYGYWPFSVNIAGGTRFDATVQQDLTDQFDRVHNAFVTRNIPVIIGEYGLLGFDRHTGTIEQGEKLKFFEFLGHYARSRKLTTQLWDNGQHFDRTSFVWKDPELFAQIRSSWTTRSGTASSDQVYVPRTGSITAKSLTLNLNGTTFQGLRQGTTDLVNGTDYTISGSTLTLTASALTRLVGSRAYGVNANLQARFSAGVPWRISIITYDPPVLGNATGPAGGFTLPAQFRGDQLATMEAKYADGSNAGPQNWTSFKEFDVTFAPDYSSNTIALKPEFFAEVNDGQRVTLTFHFWSGTTLTYHVTESGGTVTGTVS
- a CDS encoding VOC family protein, producing MERVTGIGGVFFRAQDPDRVNRWYATHLGVDLAPESYEVSSWWQQAGRTVLAAMPPNSEHVGGVEHSWSLNFRVADLDAMVTQLRGAGIAVEVDPEEYPNGRFASLRDPEGNVVQLWQPDGADSRGPT
- a CDS encoding divisome protein SepX/GlpR is translated as MRVPTSVLLAVLAAAGLLALAPALVRRYDATERLVAERAQSTARVLQRQRRRRTVPGRRPLHPPRALVVTLSEDSDTGSLARPVSAPPVRRRSGRLRPVSAVPAQSRRRHPPRRRHTPAVYRRRRVLAALLLLNLVELVGVVLVGPGFWISVSVTGALLVAYVVHLRQRALAERRRRRAEAREAAWLAARQAEVRREQARRAAARREAQRRLAAQREAVRRTAMGLDRPADLPPAASGGSVSYRRAGGLRGRPYQSGRGA